The following proteins are co-located in the Pyrococcus abyssi GE5 genome:
- a CDS encoding AMP phosphorylase, with product MRAKVRILNIRSGHFDVFINPKDAQEWKLHPNDLVKIESGKRSIYGSVVIGDFVESGEVGLSLDILDAYQFSEGELVSITPSETPESVRYIKKKMRGEKLRKVEIETIVRDIVDRKLRNTEISALVTAIEVNGLDMDEIAALTIAMAETGDMLDIDRKPIMDVHSIGGVPGNKTNIIVVPIVAAAGLTIPKTSSRAITSAAGTADVVEVFTNVTLSLDEIKRIVEKIGACLVWGGALNLAPADDLTIHVERRLSLDPRGLMLASIMSKKYAIGSQYILIDIPTGKGAKVETMEEARSLAKDFIELGKKLGQYVEVAITYGGQPIGYTVGPALEAKEALETLMTGKGPGSLVEKALGLAGILLEMGGVAPRGMGKKVAREILESGKAYEKIKEIIEEQGGDPNIKPEDIPIGDKTYTIHAQTSGYVTGIDNKAITAIAREAGAPEDKGAGVKLHVKVGEKVKEGDPLFTIHAESESRLDKAIILARRLEPIKIEGMVLQVLGNL from the coding sequence ATGAGAGCCAAGGTTAGGATTTTGAACATAAGGAGTGGACACTTCGACGTTTTCATAAACCCTAAAGATGCCCAGGAATGGAAGCTTCACCCAAACGACCTAGTAAAGATTGAAAGTGGAAAAAGATCAATCTACGGTAGCGTCGTTATAGGGGACTTCGTCGAGAGTGGAGAAGTCGGGCTGTCGTTAGATATTCTAGATGCGTATCAGTTCTCGGAGGGAGAACTAGTTTCCATAACCCCAAGTGAAACTCCAGAGAGCGTTAGATACATAAAAAAGAAGATGAGAGGAGAGAAGCTCAGGAAAGTTGAAATTGAAACCATAGTTAGGGACATCGTTGATAGGAAGCTCAGAAATACAGAGATAAGCGCATTGGTAACTGCAATAGAAGTTAATGGCCTCGATATGGACGAGATAGCGGCCTTAACAATTGCAATGGCCGAAACGGGGGATATGCTTGATATAGACAGAAAGCCGATAATGGACGTTCACAGCATTGGAGGAGTTCCTGGGAATAAGACGAACATAATAGTGGTTCCCATAGTTGCCGCCGCTGGATTAACTATACCAAAAACGAGCTCGAGGGCCATAACGAGTGCCGCAGGAACAGCAGATGTTGTTGAGGTTTTTACGAACGTCACCTTAAGCCTTGATGAGATTAAGAGGATAGTCGAAAAGATAGGAGCTTGTCTAGTGTGGGGAGGAGCCCTTAATTTGGCCCCTGCAGACGATTTAACAATTCACGTCGAGAGGAGACTTAGCTTAGACCCAAGGGGGCTAATGCTCGCGAGTATAATGTCAAAGAAATACGCCATCGGGAGTCAGTATATATTAATCGACATCCCAACTGGAAAAGGTGCGAAGGTTGAGACCATGGAGGAGGCCAGATCCCTAGCGAAGGATTTTATAGAGCTGGGAAAGAAATTAGGTCAATACGTTGAAGTTGCAATAACCTATGGGGGCCAGCCTATAGGCTACACGGTCGGACCTGCCCTTGAGGCCAAAGAAGCTCTAGAAACGCTAATGACAGGAAAAGGCCCGGGAAGCTTAGTTGAAAAAGCCCTAGGCCTTGCCGGTATCTTGCTCGAGATGGGAGGAGTTGCACCAAGGGGAATGGGAAAGAAAGTTGCTAGGGAGATTCTTGAGAGCGGAAAGGCCTATGAAAAGATCAAGGAGATAATAGAAGAGCAGGGAGGAGATCCAAACATAAAGCCAGAAGACATTCCAATTGGAGATAAAACGTACACAATCCACGCTCAAACAAGTGGGTACGTTACAGGTATAGACAACAAGGCGATAACTGCAATAGCTAGGGAGGCAGGTGCCCCAGAAGACAAAGGCGCTGGAGTTAAATTACATGTTAAAGTTGGAGAAAAGGTCAAGGAAGGGGATCCACTATTTACTATACATGCAGAAAGCGAGAGTAGGCTAGATAAAGCCATAATCCTTGCCAGGAGGTTAGAGCCAATAAAGATAGAAGGAATGGTGCTTCAAGTACTCGGAAACCTCTAA
- a CDS encoding ribonuclease P protein component 4, with product MKKVSWEKREKKKVAIERIDTLFTLAEKVVKYSPDLARRYVELALEIQKKSKVKLPRKWKRRYCKRCHAFLVPGFNARVRLRTDRMPHVVITCLECGHIMRYPYLREVKEKRKRKKD from the coding sequence GTGAAAAAAGTTAGTTGGGAGAAAAGGGAGAAAAAAAAGGTTGCAATTGAGAGGATAGACACCCTATTTACTCTCGCGGAGAAGGTAGTGAAGTACTCCCCGGACTTAGCTAGGAGGTACGTTGAGCTCGCGCTAGAGATTCAGAAGAAATCCAAGGTTAAACTTCCTAGGAAGTGGAAGAGACGTTACTGTAAGAGATGCCACGCCTTTTTAGTTCCTGGGTTTAACGCTAGGGTTAGATTAAGAACGGATAGAATGCCTCATGTGGTAATAACTTGTCTAGAATGTGGGCACATTATGAGATACCCCTATCTTAGGGAAGTTAAAGAAAAGAGGAAAAGAAAAAAGGACTAA
- a CDS encoding RtcB family protein, giving the protein MTVPLKRIDKIRWEIPKFDKRMRVPGRVYADDVLLEKMKSDRTLEQAANVAMLPGIYKYSIVMPDGHQGYGFPIGGVAAFDVNEGVISPGGIGYDINCLAPGSKVLTEHGYWLKVEELPEKFKLQGVKVYNLDEGHNDTSNVAFVAEREVETGEMAVRVTTESGRIIEGSEDHPVLTPEGYVYLGNLKEGNLVIVYPFEGVEYEERKGVILDEDAFKDEDPQVLSFLREKGLVPLRWDDPRIGTIARILGFAFGDGYLGEMGGRLTLTFYGKEETLRELKKDLERLGISANLYVRESIETTSGHSEGKSLSIELRVTSRSFALFLEKLGMPRGKKTEKAYRVPGWILEAPLWVKRNFLAGLFAADGSIVEFKGNTPLPINLTQSKSDELAENLVEFLGDVAKLLAEFGIETTLYEVKSKKGVTYRLSIVGEDSIRTFVERINYEYDPEKKVKGLIAAAYLKLKERIVKEAHEAVKDDFPTFEEFAKERGYEGGFVAEKVVKVERVKPEYTKFYDIGVYHEAHNFIANGIVVHNCGVRLIRTNLTEKDVRPRIKQLVDTLFKNVPSGVGSQGRVRLHWTQIDDVLVDGAKWAVDNGYGWEEDLERLEEGGRMEGADPDAVSQRAKQRGAPQLGSLGSGNHFLEVQVVDKIFDPEVAKVYGLFEGQVVVMVHTGSRGLGHQVASDYLRIMERAIRKYRIPWPDRELVSVPFQSEEGQRYFSAMKAAANFAWANRQMITHWVRESFQEVFRQDPEDLGMSIVYDVAHNIGKVEEHEVDGKKVKVIVHRKGATRAFPPGHEAIPKIYRDVGQPVLIPGSMGTASYVLAGTEGAMKETFGSTCHGAGRVLSRKAATRQYRGDRIRQELLNRGIYVRAASMRVVAEEAPGAYKNVDNVVKVVSEAGIAKLVARMRPIGVAKG; this is encoded by the coding sequence ATGACCGTCCCATTAAAAAGAATAGACAAGATAAGGTGGGAAATTCCTAAATTCGATAAGAGAATGAGGGTTCCTGGGAGGGTTTACGCTGACGATGTTTTGCTTGAAAAGATGAAGAGCGACAGAACATTGGAGCAAGCTGCAAACGTTGCAATGTTGCCGGGTATTTACAAGTATTCAATAGTCATGCCTGACGGTCATCAGGGTTATGGATTCCCAATTGGTGGAGTAGCGGCTTTTGACGTTAATGAGGGTGTAATAAGTCCCGGAGGAATAGGTTACGACATTAATTGCCTTGCTCCGGGCTCAAAAGTTCTGACGGAGCACGGATACTGGCTTAAAGTGGAGGAACTACCAGAGAAGTTCAAGCTTCAGGGCGTTAAGGTCTACAACCTCGACGAGGGCCACAACGACACCTCAAACGTTGCCTTCGTGGCGGAAAGGGAGGTTGAAACGGGCGAGATGGCGGTAAGGGTAACCACCGAGAGCGGGAGAATCATAGAGGGAAGTGAGGATCACCCGGTTCTTACGCCAGAAGGCTATGTATACCTAGGTAACCTCAAGGAGGGCAACCTAGTCATAGTTTACCCCTTTGAGGGCGTGGAGTACGAGGAGAGAAAAGGCGTAATCCTTGACGAGGATGCATTTAAGGACGAAGATCCCCAGGTTCTGAGCTTCCTCCGAGAAAAAGGCCTAGTCCCGCTCCGTTGGGATGACCCGAGAATTGGAACGATAGCCAGGATCCTCGGCTTTGCCTTTGGAGATGGATATTTGGGCGAGATGGGAGGGAGACTAACTCTTACCTTCTACGGAAAGGAGGAAACCCTCAGAGAGCTTAAGAAAGACCTTGAAAGGCTCGGGATAAGCGCCAACCTCTACGTCCGCGAGAGCATCGAGACCACCAGCGGACACTCCGAAGGAAAGAGCCTATCCATAGAGCTGAGAGTTACCTCAAGGAGCTTTGCTCTGTTCCTTGAGAAGCTCGGCATGCCAAGGGGTAAAAAGACCGAAAAGGCGTACCGCGTTCCAGGGTGGATACTGGAAGCTCCACTCTGGGTCAAGAGAAACTTCCTGGCTGGACTCTTTGCGGCGGATGGGAGTATAGTCGAGTTCAAAGGCAACACGCCTCTCCCGATAAACCTCACCCAGTCAAAGAGCGATGAGCTTGCTGAGAACCTTGTCGAGTTCCTCGGCGATGTTGCAAAGCTCCTTGCGGAGTTCGGTATAGAGACGACCCTATACGAGGTCAAGTCGAAGAAAGGCGTAACCTACAGGCTCTCAATAGTGGGAGAGGACAGCATTAGAACCTTCGTTGAGAGGATAAACTACGAGTATGACCCCGAGAAGAAGGTCAAGGGCCTCATTGCGGCTGCCTACCTTAAGCTCAAGGAGCGCATTGTAAAAGAAGCTCACGAAGCCGTTAAGGATGACTTCCCGACCTTTGAAGAGTTTGCCAAGGAGAGGGGTTACGAGGGTGGCTTCGTTGCTGAGAAGGTTGTAAAGGTTGAAAGGGTCAAGCCGGAATACACCAAATTCTATGACATTGGCGTTTACCATGAGGCCCACAACTTCATAGCCAACGGCATAGTTGTCCACAACTGTGGAGTCCGTCTAATCAGAACGAATCTCACCGAGAAAGACGTTAGGCCCAGGATAAAGCAACTCGTCGATACGCTCTTCAAGAACGTTCCATCTGGCGTTGGAAGCCAGGGTAGGGTGAGACTTCACTGGACTCAGATAGATGATGTTTTAGTTGACGGTGCAAAGTGGGCGGTAGACAATGGCTACGGTTGGGAGGAGGACCTTGAAAGGCTAGAAGAAGGAGGCAGGATGGAAGGTGCTGACCCAGATGCAGTAAGCCAAAGGGCCAAGCAGAGAGGAGCTCCTCAGCTTGGATCCCTTGGTTCTGGTAATCACTTCCTTGAAGTTCAGGTCGTTGACAAGATATTTGATCCTGAGGTGGCAAAGGTCTACGGGCTCTTCGAGGGTCAAGTCGTCGTTATGGTTCACACAGGTTCGAGAGGTCTCGGTCACCAGGTTGCGAGTGATTATCTCAGGATAATGGAGAGGGCGATAAGGAAGTACAGGATTCCATGGCCAGATAGAGAGCTTGTAAGCGTTCCGTTCCAGAGTGAAGAAGGGCAAAGGTACTTCTCGGCTATGAAGGCGGCTGCTAACTTCGCCTGGGCCAACAGGCAGATGATAACACACTGGGTTAGGGAGAGCTTCCAAGAGGTATTTAGGCAAGACCCAGAGGACCTCGGGATGAGCATAGTTTATGACGTTGCTCACAACATTGGAAAGGTTGAAGAGCACGAGGTTGATGGGAAGAAGGTTAAAGTTATAGTCCACAGGAAGGGTGCAACTAGGGCGTTTCCACCAGGGCATGAGGCCATTCCAAAGATATACAGGGATGTTGGACAACCCGTGCTCATCCCAGGAAGCATGGGAACCGCAAGCTACGTCCTAGCTGGGACTGAAGGGGCCATGAAAGAGACGTTTGGAAGCACATGTCACGGAGCTGGAAGGGTTCTCAGCAGGAAAGCTGCAACTAGGCAGTACAGGGGAGATAGGATAAGGCAGGAACTCCTAAATAGGGGAATATACGTTAGGGCAGCGTCGATGAGGGTAGTCGCCGAGGAGGCTCCTGGGGCCTATAAGAACGTTGACAACGTCGTTAAAGTTGTAAGCGAGGCTGGAATAGCTAAGTTGGTTGCAAGAATGAGGCCCATAGGAGTGGCGAAGGGCTGA
- a CDS encoding MoaD/ThiS family protein → MRIRLMGIFSHLAGSQEVEIQINGKRKVGEVLREIIPRFDEVKEKIIIINEKVATEDAEVTNEDFVKVMPVLSGG, encoded by the coding sequence ATGAGAATTAGATTGATGGGTATTTTCTCTCATCTAGCAGGATCCCAGGAAGTTGAAATTCAAATTAATGGGAAGAGAAAGGTCGGTGAGGTGCTAAGAGAGATAATTCCGAGATTTGATGAGGTCAAGGAGAAGATAATCATTATAAATGAGAAAGTGGCAACTGAAGATGCGGAAGTCACAAACGAAGATTTCGTAAAGGTTATGCCAGTCTTAAGCGGGGGATAA
- a CDS encoding minichromosome maintenance protein MCM, with protein MPLLFKPLLRPEKRVKRFLEEIRSDYVKVRGFLLLRRPPCEVPWKYVEYLLSPLSPSELEKTKLKAFAVVRITDSTEISGGIRSGGFVEVEGSVEPYPCGNMRVINARRISSVEYSKYWELKEYELSRREIKSILVSALSAPTEVQDSFLYSLFGSPKVLDNPLGWDEGYSLSIINGKLKVVKSFAEFYRKFYEMLPRELRLEKETSWEFSDDFLGIDFKVFDPNGGLKYYAPSVKMIRRSVPIPRWAFNSFKLKRAVYLVPKFSRPEVTDILPSLSETPFIISEPLGFELDEIEKHLSNILATVFVKRNDLPVLNPVSEEVQKLRLKFEAMLWKKRMEYGEDTIDALLSLDGVFHVEKRYFLSVNLLGSMGRSTGRVTKSFIFEVVNIDEELIDMWLNEIGKKALQEYVERYKRLYITEDSKVQRVFQLLLDLQSTSISGVISKEEIFEAGKEIGFSESTIAMAIEKLKARGDIYEPRIGFYKVIKGEKS; from the coding sequence ATGCCCCTTCTTTTTAAACCTCTTTTAAGGCCTGAAAAGAGAGTTAAAAGGTTTTTAGAGGAGATTAGGTCAGATTATGTTAAGGTTAGGGGGTTCCTTCTACTGAGAAGGCCTCCCTGCGAGGTTCCTTGGAAGTACGTTGAGTACCTTCTTTCTCCCTTGTCTCCAAGTGAGCTCGAGAAGACGAAGTTAAAAGCGTTCGCTGTAGTTAGGATAACCGATTCTACGGAAATATCTGGGGGAATAAGGAGTGGTGGATTCGTTGAAGTTGAGGGAAGCGTTGAGCCATATCCCTGTGGTAATATGAGGGTCATAAATGCTAGGAGGATAAGCTCGGTTGAATATTCTAAGTATTGGGAGCTGAAGGAGTATGAGCTTTCCAGAAGGGAAATAAAATCCATCTTAGTTTCGGCCTTGTCGGCACCTACCGAGGTTCAAGATTCTTTTCTTTATTCCCTATTTGGCTCTCCAAAGGTTTTAGACAATCCTCTGGGGTGGGATGAAGGTTATTCCCTTTCAATAATCAACGGAAAGCTTAAAGTTGTAAAGTCCTTTGCAGAATTTTACAGGAAATTCTATGAGATGCTCCCGAGGGAGTTGAGACTTGAAAAGGAAACATCCTGGGAATTTTCTGATGACTTCCTTGGGATAGACTTCAAGGTTTTTGACCCGAACGGTGGCTTGAAGTACTATGCTCCCTCGGTTAAGATGATTAGGAGGAGCGTTCCCATACCGAGGTGGGCCTTCAATAGCTTTAAGCTTAAGAGGGCCGTATACTTAGTTCCTAAGTTCTCAAGGCCAGAAGTGACGGATATACTTCCTTCCCTGTCCGAAACTCCGTTTATAATCTCCGAGCCTTTGGGATTCGAGTTAGATGAGATAGAAAAGCATTTGAGCAATATTTTAGCAACGGTTTTCGTAAAGCGTAATGATCTTCCAGTTTTAAATCCAGTTTCAGAAGAGGTTCAGAAGCTCAGGCTAAAGTTCGAGGCAATGTTATGGAAGAAGAGAATGGAATACGGTGAAGACACTATAGATGCCCTGCTCTCTCTTGATGGAGTATTCCATGTGGAAAAGAGGTACTTCCTCTCGGTAAACTTACTTGGCTCTATGGGGAGAAGCACCGGGAGGGTTACCAAGTCTTTTATCTTCGAGGTTGTTAATATCGATGAGGAACTAATTGACATGTGGCTCAATGAAATCGGTAAGAAGGCGTTGCAAGAGTACGTGGAGAGGTATAAGAGACTGTACATAACGGAAGACAGCAAGGTGCAGAGAGTTTTTCAGCTTCTCCTCGACCTTCAATCGACATCGATATCGGGAGTCATCAGCAAGGAAGAAATATTCGAGGCCGGAAAGGAGATAGGTTTCAGTGAGAGCACTATTGCCATGGCCATTGAAAAGTTAAAGGCTAGGGGAGACATATACGAGCCCAGGATTGGTTTTTACAAGGTGATAAAAGGTGAAAAAAGTTAG
- a CDS encoding glycosyltransferase family 2 protein, with the protein MKVSVIIPAYNEEKRIGKVLAEIPEFVNEVIVVDDGSKDNTADVAKRFGVRVIRLPENRGKGAAMREGIKHAKGDIIVFMDADGQHDPKEIPKIIAPIIKGDADFVIGKRVIKAGKRPLVRKLSNFITTTLIRAKIKQKVDDTQSGFRAIKREFLPDIESERYEVETEVLIKVAKKGARIVEVPVSTRYDVETGHFRFRDIINFILTLLRY; encoded by the coding sequence ATGAAAGTCTCGGTGATAATTCCAGCGTACAATGAGGAAAAGAGGATCGGCAAGGTTTTGGCGGAAATTCCTGAGTTTGTTAATGAGGTTATCGTGGTAGATGACGGATCCAAGGATAATACGGCTGACGTCGCAAAGAGATTCGGGGTGAGGGTAATAAGGTTACCGGAAAACAGGGGGAAAGGAGCCGCCATGAGAGAGGGAATAAAGCATGCTAAGGGAGATATAATTGTTTTTATGGATGCAGACGGTCAGCATGATCCAAAGGAGATACCCAAAATCATAGCCCCAATAATTAAAGGTGATGCCGACTTTGTTATTGGTAAAAGGGTAATAAAGGCTGGAAAGAGACCCTTAGTTAGAAAACTTAGCAACTTCATAACAACCACCTTGATAAGGGCAAAGATAAAGCAAAAAGTTGATGACACGCAAAGCGGGTTTAGGGCAATTAAAAGGGAGTTCCTTCCAGATATAGAGAGCGAAAGGTACGAGGTCGAGACGGAGGTTCTCATAAAGGTAGCAAAGAAGGGAGCCCGAATAGTTGAGGTTCCAGTATCAACTAGATACGACGTCGAAACTGGACACTTTCGCTTCAGGGATATCATAAACTTCATCCTAACCTTACTGAGATACTAA
- the minD gene encoding cell division ATPase MinD: MEGRSIVFASGKGGTGKTTTVANIGVALAQFGKDVILIDADITMANLSLILGMEDIPVTLHDVLAGEADLKDAIYEGPAGVKVIPGGLSLEKIKKARAERLRDLIREISQMGDFILIDAPAGLELTSITALLIGKELIIVTNPEIAAITDSLKTKLVAEKLGTLPLGAILNRVTSEKTELSREEIEALLEVPVLGTVPEDPEVKRASAYGVPLVVKNPTSPAAIAYKEIAAKLAGIKWKPPEPESPVKRIFRALFGGRRR, translated from the coding sequence TTGGAAGGTAGATCAATAGTCTTCGCATCTGGAAAGGGAGGTACAGGTAAAACCACAACAGTAGCAAATATCGGGGTAGCATTGGCTCAATTTGGAAAAGATGTTATATTAATTGATGCAGATATAACAATGGCAAACCTAAGTCTCATACTCGGAATGGAAGATATTCCAGTAACGCTCCACGACGTGCTAGCCGGAGAAGCCGACCTAAAAGATGCCATATACGAGGGACCGGCAGGAGTCAAAGTTATTCCTGGAGGATTAAGTTTAGAAAAGATAAAGAAGGCAAGAGCGGAGAGGCTTAGAGACCTTATAAGGGAAATTAGCCAGATGGGTGATTTCATACTCATAGATGCTCCCGCTGGTCTTGAGTTAACATCGATAACAGCCTTATTAATTGGAAAGGAGCTTATAATAGTTACAAATCCAGAGATTGCCGCGATAACCGACTCGCTTAAGACTAAGCTCGTTGCCGAAAAACTTGGAACACTCCCACTAGGAGCAATATTAAATAGGGTGACCAGCGAGAAGACAGAGCTTAGTAGAGAAGAAATAGAGGCGCTATTAGAAGTTCCTGTTCTTGGCACCGTGCCAGAGGATCCCGAAGTTAAAAGAGCTTCAGCATATGGAGTGCCCCTAGTCGTTAAGAACCCCACGAGTCCAGCTGCAATAGCTTACAAAGAGATAGCAGCTAAGTTAGCTGGAATTAAGTGGAAGCCACCTGAACCTGAAAGTCCCGTTAAGAGGATATTCAGAGCTTTATTCGGGGGGAGAAGGAGATGA
- a CDS encoding CBS domain-containing protein — translation MDLERALNAFHSMKLKQITPPLSQMPIVEEDSPIVDALKILRTRHHVWVVNNKEDMRLVGVIRYQDVMEILLPPRRARLGTISSLFKSILGGAQKAGEIMERNVLTIDENVTVLEALEKMNRYRVPILALVDEDGRLKGEVSLRLLITEFLRLMRVGGEEWSRQHGSSSQSESP, via the coding sequence ATGGATTTGGAGAGGGCGTTGAATGCGTTTCATTCGATGAAGCTTAAGCAAATAACCCCTCCCTTGTCTCAGATGCCAATAGTCGAGGAGGATTCTCCCATTGTAGATGCCCTTAAGATACTGAGAACTAGGCACCACGTGTGGGTGGTTAACAATAAGGAGGACATGAGGCTAGTTGGGGTCATAAGATACCAGGACGTTATGGAAATTCTTCTGCCTCCAAGGAGGGCAAGGTTGGGAACAATAAGTTCCCTCTTTAAGTCGATACTAGGAGGGGCTCAAAAAGCAGGGGAGATAATGGAGAGGAACGTCCTTACGATTGATGAGAACGTAACGGTCTTAGAGGCCCTTGAAAAAATGAATAGATACAGGGTGCCGATTTTAGCCCTCGTCGATGAAGACGGCAGATTGAAAGGCGAGGTAAGTCTGAGACTCCTTATAACGGAATTCCTAAGGCTTATGAGGGTAGGTGGTGAGGAATGGAGCCGGCAACATGGATCCTCTTCACAATCGGAGTCGCCTTGA
- a CDS encoding DUF2095 family protein, producing the protein MNERKKKPIDEFPWQEYDLDEFRKKFPALAKELEEKSGIEIGGIRLDEYQVLEEEEEDKIDFSGYNPTVIDFLRRCETEEEALEIINWMEKQGEITPEMAKALRVTLVHKGVRAFGPKKEWGWYERHGKH; encoded by the coding sequence ATGAACGAAAGAAAGAAAAAACCCATAGATGAGTTTCCTTGGCAGGAATACGACTTGGATGAGTTTAGAAAGAAGTTTCCAGCACTTGCTAAAGAGTTAGAGGAAAAATCGGGGATAGAAATTGGGGGAATAAGGCTAGATGAGTACCAGGTATTGGAGGAAGAGGAGGAAGATAAGATAGACTTTTCCGGTTACAATCCAACGGTGATAGATTTCCTAAGGAGGTGTGAGACCGAAGAAGAAGCCCTTGAGATAATTAATTGGATGGAAAAGCAAGGTGAGATAACGCCTGAAATGGCAAAGGCCCTAAGGGTAACCTTAGTTCACAAGGGCGTTAGGGCCTTTGGTCCAAAGAAAGAATGGGGATGGTACGAGAGGCATGGAAAACATTAG